A part of Gossypium hirsutum isolate 1008001.06 chromosome A07, Gossypium_hirsutum_v2.1, whole genome shotgun sequence genomic DNA contains:
- the LOC107937119 gene encoding uncharacterized protein isoform X2 encodes MASLVLSSLCFTSHKPCSFTSSLRFSFGALTGSRFAAPLTVGFRPEKRRNGRIRVSVYSRASPLVFRDLDADDFRHPLDKQNTLILKAIPGLNELGRALLGTVTEQIMLLENIGTSVLVSKDQLPELHKMMIEAAGILNIESPDLYVRQSPVPNAYTLAISGKKPFVVIHTSLVELLTRNELQAVLAHELGHLKCDHGVWLTFANLLTLGAYTVPGLGAFLAQTLEEQLFRWLRAAELTCDRAALLVAQDPKVVISVLMKLAGGCPSMADQLNVDAFLEQARSYDKASSSPVGYYIRNAQTRQLSHPLPVLRAREIDEWSRSNECRSLLKRATQMNVVEKV; translated from the exons ATGGCTTCTTTGGTTCTCTCTTCTCTCTGTTTCACTTCTCATAAGCCTTGTTCTTTTACGTCTTCGCTCCGTTTCAGCTTCGGCGCTCTGACGGGATCTAGATTCGCCGCTCCTTTAACTGTCGGATTCCGACCGGAGAAGAGGAGAAATGGAAGAATTAGGGTTTCGGTTTACTCCAGAGCTTCTCCTCTTGTGTTTCGGGACCTCGACGCTGATGATTTCCGGCATCCGCTCGATAAACAG AATACGCTGATCCTGAAAGCGATTCCAGGGCTTAACGAACTAGGAAGAGCTTTACTAG GAACTGTCACAGAGCAAATCATGCTTCTTGAGAATATAGGGACTTCAGTCCTTGTTTCGAAAGATCAG CTTCCTGAACTTCATAAAATGATGATTGAAGCTGCGGgaatattgaatattgaatcTCCTGATCTCTATGTTCGGCAAAGTCCTGTTCCAAATGCTTATACATTAGCTATAAGCGGTAAAAAACCATTTGTTGTCATTCATACTAGTCTTGTGGAGCTTCTGACACGAAACGAACTGCAG GCTGTCTTGGCTCATGAGTTGGGTCATCTCAAATGTGATCATGGTGTGTGGCTTACCTTTGCAAATCTTCTCACTCTTGGAGCCTATACTGTTCCTG GACTTGGTGCCTTTCTAGCTCAGACTTTAGAGGAACAGTTATTCCGTTGGCTTAGGGCAGCAGAGCTTACTTGTGATCGTGCAGCCCTTCTCGTTGCACAAGATCCCAAG GTTGTCATCTCTGTTTTGATGAAATTAGCTGGTGGCTGCCCATCAATGGCTGATCAGCTAAATGTGGATGCATTTTTAGAGCAAGCTCGCTCTTATGATAAAGCTTCTTCGAGCCCAGTTGGGTACTATATAAG AAATGCTCAAACGCGGCAACTTTCACATCCTCTGCCTGTTCTACGTGCACGTGAGATTGATGAGTGGTCAAGAAGTAATGAATGCAGAAGCCTTCTTAAACGTGCAACTCAGATGAACGTTGTAGAAAAAGTTTAG
- the LOC107937119 gene encoding protease HtpX homolog isoform X1, whose product MASLVLSSLCFTSHKPCSFTSSLRFSFGALTGSRFAAPLTVGFRPEKRRNGRIRVSVYSRASPLVFRDLDADDFRHPLDKQNTLILKAIPGLNELGRALLAGTVTEQIMLLENIGTSVLVSKDQLPELHKMMIEAAGILNIESPDLYVRQSPVPNAYTLAISGKKPFVVIHTSLVELLTRNELQAVLAHELGHLKCDHGVWLTFANLLTLGAYTVPGLGAFLAQTLEEQLFRWLRAAELTCDRAALLVAQDPKVVISVLMKLAGGCPSMADQLNVDAFLEQARSYDKASSSPVGYYIRNAQTRQLSHPLPVLRAREIDEWSRSNECRSLLKRATQMNVVEKV is encoded by the exons ATGGCTTCTTTGGTTCTCTCTTCTCTCTGTTTCACTTCTCATAAGCCTTGTTCTTTTACGTCTTCGCTCCGTTTCAGCTTCGGCGCTCTGACGGGATCTAGATTCGCCGCTCCTTTAACTGTCGGATTCCGACCGGAGAAGAGGAGAAATGGAAGAATTAGGGTTTCGGTTTACTCCAGAGCTTCTCCTCTTGTGTTTCGGGACCTCGACGCTGATGATTTCCGGCATCCGCTCGATAAACAG AATACGCTGATCCTGAAAGCGATTCCAGGGCTTAACGAACTAGGAAGAGCTTTACTAG CAGGAACTGTCACAGAGCAAATCATGCTTCTTGAGAATATAGGGACTTCAGTCCTTGTTTCGAAAGATCAG CTTCCTGAACTTCATAAAATGATGATTGAAGCTGCGGgaatattgaatattgaatcTCCTGATCTCTATGTTCGGCAAAGTCCTGTTCCAAATGCTTATACATTAGCTATAAGCGGTAAAAAACCATTTGTTGTCATTCATACTAGTCTTGTGGAGCTTCTGACACGAAACGAACTGCAG GCTGTCTTGGCTCATGAGTTGGGTCATCTCAAATGTGATCATGGTGTGTGGCTTACCTTTGCAAATCTTCTCACTCTTGGAGCCTATACTGTTCCTG GACTTGGTGCCTTTCTAGCTCAGACTTTAGAGGAACAGTTATTCCGTTGGCTTAGGGCAGCAGAGCTTACTTGTGATCGTGCAGCCCTTCTCGTTGCACAAGATCCCAAG GTTGTCATCTCTGTTTTGATGAAATTAGCTGGTGGCTGCCCATCAATGGCTGATCAGCTAAATGTGGATGCATTTTTAGAGCAAGCTCGCTCTTATGATAAAGCTTCTTCGAGCCCAGTTGGGTACTATATAAG AAATGCTCAAACGCGGCAACTTTCACATCCTCTGCCTGTTCTACGTGCACGTGAGATTGATGAGTGGTCAAGAAGTAATGAATGCAGAAGCCTTCTTAAACGTGCAACTCAGATGAACGTTGTAGAAAAAGTTTAG
- the LOC107937121 gene encoding transcription and mRNA export factor ENY2 — MKHSVNRPPTPDAAEDQGKEPTLQEIINIKLIESGEKERLMELLRERLIDCGWKDEMKALCRAHVKKKGRTNVTVDDLVHLITPKGRASVPDSVKAELLQRIRTFLMSAAL; from the exons AT GAAACATTCAGTAAATCGACCACCAACCCCAGATGCTGCAGAAGATCAAGGGAAAGAACCCACCCTTCAAGAAATTATTAAcatcaag TTGATTGAGAGTGGGGAAAAAGAGAGATTAATGGAGTTGTTAAGAGAAAGGCTCATAGACTGTGGTTGGAAGGATGAGATGAAAGCTCTTTGCAG GGCACATGTTAAGAAGAAAGGAAGAACTAATGTCACTGTAGATGACCTCGTGCATTTGATCACCCCAAAAGGCAGAG CTTCCGTTCCTGACTCCGTAAAGGCTGAGCTATTGCAAAGAATTCGCACGTTTCTCATGTCTGCCGCTCTTTGA
- the LOC107937120 gene encoding B2 protein, whose amino-acid sequence MERANNFWQLGDDLRGLAKVAEDHKWLMAASKLAEQTRTKGERMNNLDLSKGPAEMRTRDKFGFQEDNKLENLNFNMLNLDSKVGDNVSKSSFQNGMYNMNAVYQKNNSISLGNPTGNKYMSNNQSNKDVNNNSSTKNNNNGNENSNANNAVDKRFKTLPATETLPRNEVLGGYIFVCNNDTMQEDLKRQLFGLPPRYRDSVRAITPGLPLFLYNYTTHQLHGIFEAASFGGSNIDPTAWEDKKCKGESRFPAQVRIRIRTLCKALEEDAFRPVLHHYDGPKFRLELSIPETLDLLDLCEQAGSP is encoded by the exons ATGGAGAGAGCAAATAACTTTTGGCAGTTGGGAGATGATCTTCGGGGACTAGCAAAAGTCGCAGAGGATCACAAATGGTTGATGGCTGCATCGAAACTGGCTGAACAGACGAGGACAAAGGGTGAACGCATGAACAATCTGGATCTTTCCAAGGGTCCAGCTGAAATGAGGACAAGGGATAAATTCGGGTTCCAGGAAGACAACAAGCTCGAGAACCTTAACTTTAATATGTTGAACTTGGACTCTAAGGTTGGGGATAATGTAAGCAAAAGTTCTTTCCAAAATGGTATGTACAATATGAATGCTGTTTACCAGAAAAATAACAGTATTAGCCTTGGAAACCCTACTGGCAACAAATATATGAGCAACAATCAGAGCAACAAAGATGTCAACAATAACAGCAGCACCAAGAATAACAACAATGGCAATGAGAACAGTAATGCAAACAATGCCGTTGACAAAAGATTCAAGACTTTGCCTGCAACTGAGACACTCCCAAGAAATGAGGTGCTTGGAGGGTACATCTTTGTTTGTAACAATGATACGATGCAGGAAGATTTAAAGCGCCAGCTATTTG GCTTACCACCAAGATACAGGGACTCTGTTCGGGCAATTACACCTGGCTTGCCTCTATTTCTCTATAACTACACTACTCATCAATTGCATGGTATTTTTGAG GCAGCAAGTTTTGGGGGTTCTAACATTGATCCAACTGCTTGGGAAGACAAAAAGTGTAAAGGCGAGTCAAGATTTCCTGCTCAG GTGAGAATCCGTATTAGGACACTCTGCAAAGCATTGGAAGAGGATGCTTTTCGGCCAGTCTTGCACCACTATGATGGTCCCAAGTTTCGTCTTGAGCTCTCTATTCCTGAG ACTTTGGACCTACTAGACCTTTGTGAACAAGCTGGCTCTCCATAA